A single window of Acidobacteriota bacterium DNA harbors:
- the pilM gene encoding type IV pilus assembly protein PilM, whose translation MVELKEGKEGTFHLVKAGLETLSPEAIVDGAIMDSSLVVETITRLLASTGVKNPNVAVSVSGHSVIVKKIMLPTMPEEELSESIRWEAEQYVPFDINDVYLDYVVLDPGAVGETMGVLLVAAKKEKVDDFKNVVTQAGRTPSLVDVDAFALQNCYEVNYGADPGRVVALVNIGASVMNVNILSQGQTVFWRDITFGGNQFTDALQKAYSLNFEQAESLKKGEPVAGQTAQSIQPVLTGVSEDAAAELQKTLDFFQATSGADRVDSIVVSGGGSKAAHFEDVLKDKFGLPVEVMNPFRSIFTDDRAVDAAWLSEASPSLAIAVGLGVRKIGE comes from the coding sequence ATGGTCGAGTTGAAGGAGGGCAAGGAGGGCACGTTCCACCTCGTGAAGGCGGGACTGGAGACCCTTTCGCCCGAAGCCATCGTCGACGGGGCCATCATGGACTCGTCTCTCGTCGTCGAGACCATCACCCGGCTCCTCGCGTCGACGGGCGTCAAGAACCCGAACGTCGCCGTGTCGGTTTCGGGCCACTCCGTCATCGTCAAGAAGATCATGCTGCCGACGATGCCGGAGGAGGAGCTCTCGGAGTCCATCCGCTGGGAGGCCGAGCAGTACGTCCCGTTCGACATCAACGACGTCTACCTCGACTACGTCGTCCTCGACCCCGGCGCCGTGGGCGAAACCATGGGCGTCCTGCTCGTGGCCGCCAAGAAGGAGAAGGTCGACGACTTCAAGAACGTCGTGACCCAGGCGGGGCGCACGCCGTCGCTCGTGGACGTCGACGCGTTCGCTCTCCAGAACTGCTACGAGGTCAACTACGGGGCCGATCCGGGCCGCGTCGTGGCTCTCGTGAACATCGGCGCCTCGGTCATGAACGTGAACATCCTGTCGCAGGGCCAGACGGTCTTCTGGCGCGACATCACGTTCGGCGGCAACCAGTTCACGGACGCGCTCCAGAAGGCCTATTCGCTCAACTTCGAGCAGGCCGAGTCCCTCAAGAAGGGCGAGCCCGTCGCGGGGCAGACGGCGCAGTCCATCCAGCCCGTCCTGACCGGCGTCTCGGAGGACGCGGCGGCCGAGCTGCAGAAGACGCTCGACTTCTTCCAGGCCACGTCGGGCGCCGACCGTGTGGATTCCATCGTCGTCTCGGGCGGCGGCTCGAAGGCCGCGCACTTCGAGGACGTCCTGAAGGACAAGTTCGGCCTCCCGGTCGAGGTCATGAACCCGTTCCGTTCGATCTTCACCGACGACCGCGCGGTGGACGCCGCGTGGCTCTCGGAGGCCTCGCCCTCGCTCGCGATCGCCGTCGGACTCGGCGTCCGGAAGATCGGGGAGTAG
- a CDS encoding PilN domain-containing protein codes for MIRINLLAEARPQRKKKGVSALGAGGRLNTLLLGGAIGLAVLVGVIQFWVLRSQIKAQEEKIRTAQVEVTRLESVLKEVKDYEAKKARVQRKVDLINQLKQNQRGPVRLMDEVSRALPDLVWIERMEYHGNAISLEGKAFNPPAVANFIANLRLVPAFQEPKLADLSACSGASGSSLYCYKMSFTFSNLDRTQPETAAPPPPKPAEPPKKAERGAGGAAGVQGM; via the coding sequence ATGATTCGGATCAACCTCCTCGCCGAAGCCCGGCCCCAGCGCAAAAAGAAGGGCGTCTCCGCGCTCGGCGCAGGCGGGCGGCTGAACACCCTTCTCCTCGGCGGGGCGATCGGCCTCGCGGTCCTCGTCGGCGTCATCCAGTTCTGGGTGCTCCGCAGCCAGATCAAGGCGCAGGAAGAGAAGATCCGGACGGCGCAGGTCGAGGTCACGCGCCTCGAGTCCGTCCTCAAGGAAGTGAAGGACTACGAGGCGAAGAAGGCCCGCGTCCAGCGCAAGGTCGACCTCATCAACCAGCTCAAGCAGAACCAGCGCGGGCCCGTGCGTCTCATGGACGAGGTCTCTCGCGCGCTGCCCGACCTCGTCTGGATCGAGAGGATGGAGTACCACGGGAACGCGATCTCGCTCGAGGGCAAGGCCTTCAACCCGCCGGCCGTCGCGAACTTCATCGCGAACCTGAGGCTCGTGCCCGCGTTCCAGGAGCCCAAGCTCGCGGACCTTTCCGCCTGCTCCGGGGCCTCCGGTTCCTCGCTCTACTGCTACAAGATGTCCTTCACCTTCTCCAACCTCGACCGCACGCAGCCCGAGACGGCCGCTCCGCCGCCTCCGAAGCCGGCCGAGCCTCCGAAGAAGGCCGAACGCGGCGCGGGCGGCGCCGCCGGCGTCCAGGGAATGTAG
- the pilO gene encoding type 4a pilus biogenesis protein PilO: MASLDLKQLEGKPWYYGLGIGVAIALALYAVAYYQIPNFSEMKQTLENKKNELDVLQQKITQGRAAERRLPQLREEVRRTELDLQRLLAILPTARNAEELIKKVQALAGQGELFTKKWSPKEYINRDFYAEWPIDLQVDGSYHNLALFFEKVARFSRIINIEDLVMTGYPDARGGRTLGANFTAKTFIYLGDTEPATPAGAKAAPKAAPKPAGVSKKDTEG, from the coding sequence ATGGCCTCGCTCGACCTCAAGCAGCTGGAAGGGAAGCCCTGGTACTACGGGCTCGGCATCGGCGTTGCGATCGCGCTCGCGCTGTACGCCGTCGCGTACTACCAGATTCCGAACTTCTCCGAGATGAAGCAGACGCTCGAGAACAAGAAGAACGAGCTCGACGTTCTGCAGCAGAAGATCACGCAGGGCCGCGCCGCCGAGCGCCGGCTGCCGCAGCTCCGCGAGGAGGTCCGGCGGACCGAGCTCGACCTCCAGCGGCTCCTGGCGATCCTTCCGACGGCCCGCAACGCCGAAGAGCTCATCAAGAAGGTCCAGGCCCTCGCGGGCCAGGGCGAGCTCTTCACGAAGAAATGGTCGCCGAAGGAGTACATCAACCGCGACTTTTACGCGGAGTGGCCGATCGACCTGCAGGTCGACGGCTCGTACCACAACCTTGCGCTCTTCTTCGAGAAGGTCGCGCGATTCTCGCGGATCATCAACATCGAGGACCTCGTGATGACCGGCTACCCCGACGCGCGGGGCGGCCGTACTCTCGGGGCCAACTTCACCGCCAAGACGTTCATTTACCTCGGCGACACGGAGCCGGCGACGCCGGCCGGCGCGAAAGCCGCCCCGAAGGCCGCGCCGAAGCCGGCCGGCGTCTCGAAGAAGGACACGGAAGGATGA
- a CDS encoding pilus assembly protein PilP, translating to MSARHSSLRLLAVAAAFAALAASPAAAQAPAAPAPPPAETPKITDQDFTPSVYTYEVGGRRDPFRSLLVRNPSERERVRPPGLAGVMVDELELQGTIKVKQGWVAMMRGPDNKSHLIRKGTTLFDGEVTDVSATEVTFRQNVNDPTNPKPFREVVKALALQKKP from the coding sequence ATGAGCGCCCGCCACTCCAGCCTCCGTCTGCTCGCGGTGGCCGCTGCATTCGCCGCCCTCGCGGCCTCGCCCGCCGCGGCCCAGGCTCCGGCCGCCCCGGCGCCGCCGCCCGCCGAGACGCCGAAGATCACGGACCAGGACTTCACCCCCTCCGTCTACACGTACGAGGTCGGCGGCCGGCGGGATCCGTTCCGGTCGCTTCTCGTGCGCAACCCCTCGGAGAGGGAGCGCGTCCGTCCGCCGGGCCTCGCCGGCGTGATGGTCGACGAGCTCGAGCTCCAGGGCACGATCAAGGTCAAGCAGGGCTGGGTCGCGATGATGCGCGGCCCGGACAACAAGTCGCATCTCATCCGCAAAGGCACGACCCTCTTCGACGGCGAGGTCACCGACGTGTCCGCGACGGAAGTCACGTTCCGCCAGAACGTGAACGATCCGACGAACCCGAAGCCGTTCCGCGAAGTGGTCAAGGCGCTCGCACTCCAGAAGAAGCCGTGA
- the pilQ gene encoding type IV pilus secretin PilQ, whose protein sequence is MRNPCVLAARVAALALLVPVLSGCASSGDNVAAGSSGTTAPAPVVLTGATLLADGDSPRLLLTGNGPLAPTLYNREGSTKVVIDVANAVAAPGLEPPRADGTLLSRLEMKSFVEMGKPHIQFELTARVPLEPAISSDSGSPAMAVSLVKAAPVLVASAAPAAPPAEMPVVKVEAEPSVKAEEIPAPAATTSTTTSIAVSEAAPVPVHHAATGSRATRLSGVAVAQSGGRLVVTLSGNGSFAYETFALANPPRYVVDLPGVLLATPKKSQDVRHPAVTRVRASQFKGGLEPVTRVVFDLASPVEPAAKSASAGLAFAFGSGSSAPAVAAAPIVKEAPAPLVKVEAPAPAPVNKVTAAPEKVAVIAAPAASSYEKHEVEDAAEPVVKAAPAPATPAPVAVAAAPPATFSAPPQPVAAPEPAVSDAPHIVTATPEIRLIPAEKPAPVASAASRPVPPAAEPAPKRRKTSEDKALIEAAETLLNQQDAAGKPREIANPFEARTLGAGDKQYTGEPITLNLKDADIKDTLQRFSELTQLNIVLDPDVRGTVTVSLQEIPWDQALELILKINQLGYVLEGNVMRIASSNKLLQEEQARLAFSAAQDKNRPLRTVLQKISYSNVSEMAATARKVMSSRGDIFVDARSNTLVIKELPDYLPTVLDLIKNLDVASPQVMIEARIIEANRTFSNEIGVVWGFQGVADAAHGNTTGLVFPNSGNVAGNVSLPSGAPQVLSLSLANVLDTFRLDASIHAAESRGLVKVVSTPKVQTQTGEAASIQSGFQIPVQTTVNNTTSVLYINATLRLDVTPQITNEGTVIMDVTVQKREPAVGINIAGGQNIPLTTRDAKTRLMVRDGGTAVIGGIFKITSNDGQSMIPGLWKIPIIGNLFRSRTQSENTDELMIFITPRIIR, encoded by the coding sequence ATGCGCAACCCGTGTGTCCTCGCCGCCCGTGTCGCGGCGCTCGCGCTGCTCGTCCCCGTGCTCTCCGGCTGCGCGTCCTCGGGCGACAACGTCGCCGCGGGGAGCTCCGGAACCACGGCGCCGGCGCCGGTCGTCCTGACCGGAGCGACGCTTCTCGCGGACGGGGATTCCCCTCGTCTCCTCCTCACGGGGAACGGACCGCTCGCCCCGACGCTCTACAACCGCGAGGGTTCCACCAAGGTCGTCATCGACGTCGCAAATGCGGTGGCCGCGCCCGGCCTCGAGCCGCCGCGCGCCGACGGCACGCTGCTCTCGCGCCTCGAGATGAAGTCCTTCGTGGAAATGGGCAAGCCCCACATCCAGTTCGAGCTGACGGCGCGCGTCCCTCTCGAGCCCGCGATCTCCTCGGACTCCGGGTCGCCCGCGATGGCCGTCAGCCTGGTGAAGGCGGCGCCCGTCCTCGTGGCGTCGGCCGCTCCCGCGGCCCCGCCCGCCGAGATGCCCGTCGTCAAGGTCGAGGCCGAGCCGAGCGTGAAGGCTGAAGAAATCCCGGCCCCCGCGGCGACGACGTCGACGACGACCTCGATCGCGGTTTCCGAGGCGGCGCCGGTTCCCGTCCACCATGCGGCCACCGGGTCGCGCGCCACGCGCCTCTCGGGCGTCGCCGTCGCCCAGAGCGGCGGCAGGCTCGTCGTGACGCTTTCGGGCAACGGATCGTTCGCCTACGAGACGTTCGCCCTCGCGAACCCCCCGCGCTACGTCGTCGACCTTCCCGGCGTCCTCCTCGCGACGCCGAAGAAGTCGCAGGACGTCCGTCACCCGGCCGTCACGCGCGTCCGCGCCTCGCAGTTCAAGGGCGGGCTCGAGCCCGTCACGCGCGTCGTGTTCGACCTCGCGAGCCCGGTCGAGCCGGCCGCGAAGTCCGCTTCCGCGGGCCTCGCGTTCGCGTTCGGGTCGGGCTCCTCCGCGCCCGCGGTCGCCGCCGCGCCGATCGTCAAGGAAGCCCCCGCGCCGCTCGTGAAGGTCGAGGCTCCGGCTCCCGCGCCCGTCAACAAAGTCACGGCCGCGCCCGAGAAGGTCGCCGTGATCGCGGCCCCCGCGGCCTCGTCCTACGAAAAGCACGAAGTCGAGGACGCGGCCGAGCCTGTCGTGAAGGCCGCGCCCGCTCCGGCCACCCCGGCCCCCGTGGCGGTCGCGGCGGCACCTCCCGCCACTTTTTCGGCCCCGCCGCAGCCGGTTGCGGCGCCCGAACCCGCTGTTTCCGACGCGCCGCACATCGTGACGGCGACGCCGGAGATCCGGCTGATCCCGGCGGAAAAGCCCGCGCCCGTCGCGAGCGCGGCCTCCCGCCCCGTTCCCCCCGCGGCCGAGCCGGCGCCGAAGCGCCGGAAGACGTCCGAGGACAAGGCGCTCATCGAGGCGGCCGAGACGCTGTTGAACCAGCAGGACGCGGCCGGAAAGCCGCGCGAGATCGCGAATCCCTTCGAGGCGCGCACGCTCGGCGCCGGCGACAAGCAGTACACGGGCGAGCCGATCACGCTCAACCTCAAGGACGCGGACATCAAGGACACGCTCCAGAGGTTCAGCGAGCTCACCCAGCTCAACATCGTCCTCGACCCCGACGTGCGGGGCACGGTCACGGTCTCCCTCCAGGAGATTCCGTGGGACCAGGCGCTCGAGCTGATCCTCAAGATCAACCAGCTCGGCTACGTGCTCGAAGGCAACGTCATGCGGATCGCGTCGTCGAACAAGCTCCTCCAGGAGGAGCAGGCGCGGCTCGCGTTCTCGGCGGCGCAGGACAAGAATCGCCCGCTCCGCACGGTCCTCCAGAAGATCTCGTACTCCAACGTGTCCGAAATGGCGGCGACGGCTCGCAAGGTCATGTCGTCGCGCGGTGACATCTTCGTCGACGCCCGGTCGAACACGCTCGTGATCAAGGAGCTGCCGGATTACCTTCCGACGGTCCTCGACCTCATCAAGAACCTCGACGTCGCGAGCCCCCAGGTCATGATCGAGGCCCGCATCATCGAGGCGAACCGCACGTTCTCGAACGAGATCGGCGTCGTGTGGGGCTTCCAGGGTGTCGCGGACGCCGCCCACGGCAACACGACGGGCCTCGTCTTCCCGAACTCGGGGAACGTCGCGGGCAACGTCTCGCTCCCGAGCGGCGCGCCCCAGGTCCTCAGCCTCTCGCTCGCGAACGTCCTCGACACGTTCCGGCTGGACGCCTCGATCCACGCGGCCGAGTCGCGCGGCCTCGTGAAGGTCGTCTCGACGCCGAAGGTCCAGACGCAGACGGGGGAGGCCGCGAGCATCCAGTCGGGCTTCCAGATCCCGGTTCAGACGACGGTCAACAACACGACGTCCGTCCTCTACATCAACGCGACGCTCCGCCTCGACGTGACCCCGCAGATCACGAACGAGGGCACGGTCATCATGGACGTGACCGTCCAGAAGCGCGAACCCGCGGTCGGCATCAACATCGCCGGCGGCCAGAACATCCCGCTCACGACGCGCGACGCCAAGACGCGCCTCATGGTGCGCGACGGTGGGACGGCGGTCATCGGCGGCATCTTCAAGATCACGAGCAACGACGGCCAATCGATGATCCCCGGGCTCTGGAAGATTCCGATCATCGGGAATCTCTTCCGGAGTCGCACCCAGAGCGAGAACACCGACGAACTCATGATCTTCATCACTCCGCGGATCATCCGCTGA
- a CDS encoding IPT/TIG domain-containing protein, whose protein sequence is MRRIPFPAAALAAGLVALLTGCAGETPTSPTGTQPPGPPGTCTVSIAMLSTSLSPVVGSEVVVRAAVTKGGAAVPDGTSVQLTTDLGVFAENGLPTVSKTTVAGAADVTLFSQNAGAAHVKAAYDCGSASLTINYSGASTLGPYVSSYSPTSGSCLGGETVTILGGLFGNTAGIVYFGGAPASLVTWATNSITVRTPIRNLKNPAVPELVDVVISAAGATVTAPIKFTYFCIAPDQKMSISSINPIAGSPGGGDAVTILGSHFGLNISTTQVTFCGLPAQITGQSDSQITVTTPAHTLANPAFSEACPVVVTRDLGLVSTQSATSPVPFTYRGSGSTGACNTDPTFYVTSLKPTSGSPDGGDVVTITGSGFPTNATLLRVDFGGNPGTLVGSPTSTTFQVSTPRRVLATPDVPETVDVVVTDLGSASQRCARVGGAFVYTARALDPAIYGNSPVTGPNDQSTRVTLFGTNFQFPMQVFMTGGLTCGAQRVEAAQPIQVSPTQIIFQTPVANGGNACLAGQLVDIVILNPSTGKTAKCVSCFKYYSCPVVSVASPSIGSTTQPTTVVISGNNFPEPTFANFRLASSGTPLTSLQVTSVSNTSIIVTMPSLQTLLGGSLSCGNTDGFIDLSFPGVTCIPNTISVPFAYHSDPPTASTASPSNLSQDGTLYPGTGSPATITLVGTNFQAPMTVTLIKDGVPVPNTPVNNASVSNPTVLTFAAPAVPNNALNQQNCSSGGPINGLKYVSTSFGIRVRNTLTGCTVDLPNVLVYNPIDLTCRAALQIITPSLPNGTAGAAYSAQFIASGGAGAPYSWSAVGLPAALVLNAATGIISGTPAAAGTATINVTVVDAAANTTTRIYTLQVN, encoded by the coding sequence ATGCGAAGAATCCCGTTTCCGGCCGCCGCGCTGGCCGCCGGCCTCGTGGCCCTCCTCACCGGCTGCGCCGGCGAGACGCCGACGTCGCCCACGGGCACGCAGCCCCCGGGCCCCCCAGGCACCTGCACGGTCTCGATCGCGATGCTGTCTACGTCCCTCTCGCCCGTCGTGGGGAGCGAGGTCGTCGTCCGCGCCGCGGTGACGAAGGGCGGCGCGGCGGTCCCCGACGGAACGTCCGTCCAACTGACGACCGACCTCGGCGTCTTCGCCGAGAACGGCCTGCCCACCGTCTCGAAGACGACGGTCGCCGGCGCGGCCGACGTCACGCTCTTCTCGCAGAACGCGGGCGCCGCTCACGTGAAGGCGGCCTACGACTGCGGGTCCGCCAGCCTCACGATCAATTACTCGGGCGCTTCGACGCTCGGCCCCTACGTGTCTTCCTATTCGCCCACGAGCGGAAGCTGCCTGGGCGGCGAGACGGTCACCATCCTTGGCGGCCTCTTCGGCAACACGGCGGGAATCGTCTACTTCGGCGGCGCTCCGGCCTCTCTCGTGACCTGGGCGACCAACTCGATCACGGTCAGGACGCCGATCCGGAATCTGAAGAACCCGGCCGTGCCGGAGCTCGTCGACGTCGTGATCTCGGCGGCCGGGGCGACGGTCACGGCGCCCATCAAGTTCACGTATTTCTGCATCGCGCCCGACCAGAAGATGTCGATCTCGTCCATCAACCCGATCGCCGGTTCGCCCGGCGGCGGCGACGCCGTGACGATCCTCGGGAGCCACTTCGGCCTGAACATCTCGACGACCCAGGTCACGTTCTGCGGCCTTCCGGCGCAGATCACGGGCCAGTCGGACTCGCAGATCACGGTCACGACGCCGGCCCACACGCTGGCCAACCCGGCCTTCTCCGAGGCCTGCCCGGTCGTCGTCACACGCGACCTCGGGCTCGTCTCCACGCAGTCCGCGACGTCGCCCGTGCCGTTCACGTACCGCGGCAGCGGCTCGACAGGAGCCTGCAACACCGACCCCACCTTCTACGTGACGAGTCTCAAGCCGACCTCGGGCAGCCCCGACGGCGGCGACGTCGTGACGATCACCGGCTCGGGCTTCCCGACGAACGCGACCCTTCTCCGGGTCGACTTCGGCGGCAACCCCGGCACGCTCGTCGGGAGTCCGACGTCGACGACGTTCCAGGTCTCGACGCCCCGCCGCGTTCTCGCGACGCCGGACGTGCCCGAGACCGTCGACGTCGTCGTGACGGACCTCGGCAGCGCCTCGCAGCGCTGCGCCCGCGTCGGTGGCGCCTTCGTTTACACGGCAAGGGCGCTCGACCCGGCGATCTACGGCAACTCGCCGGTCACCGGTCCCAACGACCAGTCGACGCGCGTCACCCTCTTCGGCACGAACTTCCAGTTCCCGATGCAGGTCTTCATGACGGGCGGCCTCACCTGCGGCGCGCAGCGCGTGGAAGCGGCGCAGCCCATTCAGGTGTCCCCGACGCAGATCATCTTCCAGACTCCGGTTGCGAACGGCGGGAACGCCTGCCTCGCGGGCCAGCTCGTCGACATCGTGATCCTGAATCCGTCGACCGGCAAGACGGCCAAGTGCGTGTCGTGCTTCAAGTACTACTCGTGCCCGGTCGTCAGCGTCGCGTCGCCGTCCATCGGAAGCACCACGCAGCCGACGACGGTCGTGATCTCGGGCAACAACTTCCCCGAGCCGACGTTTGCGAACTTCCGCCTCGCATCCTCGGGCACGCCGCTCACGTCCCTCCAGGTCACCAGCGTGTCGAACACCTCCATCATCGTGACGATGCCGTCGCTCCAGACTCTGCTCGGCGGCTCGCTGAGCTGCGGGAACACGGACGGCTTCATCGACCTCTCGTTCCCGGGCGTCACGTGCATCCCGAACACGATCTCGGTGCCGTTCGCCTACCACAGCGACCCGCCGACGGCCTCGACCGCTTCGCCGTCGAACCTGAGCCAGGACGGCACGCTGTACCCGGGCACCGGCTCGCCCGCGACGATCACGCTCGTCGGGACGAACTTCCAGGCCCCGATGACGGTCACGCTCATCAAGGACGGCGTCCCGGTGCCGAACACGCCGGTCAACAACGCGTCCGTCTCGAACCCGACGGTCCTGACGTTCGCGGCGCCCGCGGTCCCGAACAACGCGCTGAACCAGCAGAACTGCTCCTCGGGCGGGCCGATCAACGGCCTCAAGTACGTCTCGACGTCGTTCGGCATCCGGGTGAGGAACACGCTCACGGGGTGCACGGTCGACCTCCCGAACGTCCTCGTCTACAACCCGATCGACCTGACCTGCCGCGCGGCCCTTCAGATCATCACGCCGTCGCTGCCGAACGGCACGGCGGGCGCGGCCTACTCGGCGCAGTTCATCGCCTCGGGCGGCGCGGGCGCGCCGTACTCGTGGTCGGCCGTGGGCCTTCCGGCGGCGCTCGTGCTCAACGCGGCAACCGGCATCATCTCGGGCACGCCGGCCGCGGCGGGCACGGCCACCATCAACGTCACGGTCGTGGACGCGGCCGCCAACACCACGACCCGTATCTACACGCTGCAGGTCAACTGA